The proteins below are encoded in one region of Lentisphaera araneosa HTCC2155:
- a CDS encoding lipopolysaccharide core heptose(II) kinase RfaY, with protein sequence MEKYFIESLALELLEEVRVLPGKRYVCSAQKSGQEVYVKFFYGKGSERYFNREKTGLELLANNNFLGPVLIESGTIEGSSLPLDWKVSTNASYLITEKVPGQSLLELWQSGSEKNALLKQLVAQLSEYHQAGILQGDTHFGNFMVHEDKIACLDGDGVRKSKSDQKQLENLALMCAQTGFYCPLTNKEIIEAYGKPISEERFSKTFHEMKNWRIEKLIAKVQRNCTAVNVRSKKMDTFYVNKKWDSSALQEFFKDPNQAVDEGTAKMLKEGNTCTVYQVKFNDEDLVVKRYNPRKGLKGKMDVLRAGRSKTCWSHSFAMRDNFLSTPESVGLLVRKEGVKRWDWLVTRMAEGDLLSDYVNDLEAAQRVLPTVQAFFDAMKQGRFSHGDCKATNFIVSPSGELQVIDLDSSIFHKCGTSFEKAYKKDKARFLKNWPEDIKKFFSENLVF encoded by the coding sequence ATGGAAAAATACTTCATTGAATCTCTTGCTCTAGAACTCCTGGAGGAAGTACGCGTGCTTCCAGGTAAGCGCTACGTATGTAGTGCACAGAAATCAGGGCAAGAAGTTTATGTGAAGTTTTTTTATGGCAAAGGTTCAGAGCGTTATTTCAATCGCGAAAAAACTGGGCTTGAGCTCTTAGCAAACAATAATTTCTTGGGTCCTGTTTTAATTGAAAGCGGCACTATTGAAGGTAGTAGCCTTCCTCTAGATTGGAAGGTAAGTACTAATGCGAGCTACCTCATAACGGAAAAAGTTCCAGGGCAAAGCTTACTCGAATTATGGCAATCGGGTTCAGAGAAAAATGCTTTGTTAAAGCAATTAGTTGCTCAGTTGAGTGAGTATCACCAAGCGGGGATTCTCCAGGGGGATACACACTTCGGGAACTTCATGGTTCATGAAGATAAAATTGCCTGTTTGGATGGAGATGGAGTCCGCAAATCTAAATCTGATCAAAAGCAGCTCGAAAATTTAGCCTTAATGTGTGCGCAAACAGGTTTTTATTGCCCGTTAACGAACAAAGAAATTATTGAGGCTTACGGAAAGCCGATTTCAGAAGAGCGCTTTTCAAAGACTTTTCATGAGATGAAGAATTGGCGAATAGAAAAGTTAATTGCGAAAGTGCAAAGAAATTGTACGGCAGTGAATGTGCGCAGTAAAAAAATGGATACCTTTTACGTCAATAAGAAATGGGATAGTTCAGCACTACAAGAGTTCTTTAAGGACCCCAACCAAGCGGTTGATGAGGGGACTGCCAAGATGTTGAAAGAGGGCAATACCTGTACAGTATACCAAGTGAAGTTCAATGATGAAGACCTCGTTGTTAAACGCTATAATCCCCGTAAGGGTCTTAAGGGCAAGATGGATGTTTTGCGGGCAGGGCGTTCGAAGACCTGTTGGTCACATAGTTTTGCCATGCGCGATAATTTTTTGAGTACACCTGAATCGGTAGGCCTACTTGTTCGAAAAGAAGGTGTAAAAAGATGGGATTGGCTGGTGACTCGAATGGCAGAGGGCGATTTGCTCTCGGATTACGTAAATGATTTAGAGGCGGCTCAAAGAGTTTTACCAACTGTTCAAGCTTTCTTTGATGCGATGAAACAGGGTCGTTTTTCCCACGGTGACTGCAAAGCGACGAATTTTATTGTGAGTCCTAGTGGTGAACTTCAAGTGATCGATTTAGACTCAAGTATTTTTCATAAGTGCGGAACGAGTTTTGAGAAAGCTTATAAAAAAGATAAGGCGCGATTTTTAAAGAATTGGCCGGAAGATATAAAGAAATTTTTTAGCGAAAACTTGGTGTTTTAA
- the ispG gene encoding (E)-4-hydroxy-3-methylbut-2-enyl-diphosphate synthase: MAIREVKMGSHTIGEGHPVLIQSMAATRTQDLEATLEQVLLLEKAGAGIVRVAVDNKKDVEALKWIRERSKVELSVDLQENYLLAADVAPYVAKFRYNPGHLHHLQPSKTIEEKVEWLVNVAKEHDCAIRIGVNCGSVAPDFLEKYDDKEEAIVQSALYHANLLDGLGFTRYVVSLKDSDPKTVLRVNRKFYAEKPEVPLHLGVTEAGMPPAGVVKSREAFEPLLKDGIGSTLRVSLTLPFAKKDEEIRVGHKIVEDVLAGHFWNQEYVQDGFNIISCPSCSRVENEKFINLAEKVQEFTDALPKDKPMTIAVMGCRVNGPGETDDADVGLWCGPRHVNMKRGGEEVGAFTYDEIIPKLKEEIDCFLAK, translated from the coding sequence ATGGCAATACGCGAAGTAAAAATGGGTAGTCATACAATTGGTGAAGGGCACCCCGTCTTGATTCAATCAATGGCAGCAACTCGTACACAAGATTTAGAAGCAACTTTAGAGCAAGTTTTACTATTGGAAAAAGCTGGTGCAGGCATCGTGCGCGTGGCAGTTGATAATAAAAAGGATGTTGAAGCTTTAAAATGGATCCGCGAACGCAGTAAAGTTGAGCTTTCGGTGGATTTGCAAGAGAACTATTTACTAGCAGCGGATGTAGCTCCCTATGTGGCGAAATTTCGCTACAACCCAGGGCACTTACATCATTTACAACCCTCGAAAACGATTGAAGAAAAAGTTGAGTGGTTAGTCAATGTAGCGAAAGAGCATGATTGCGCTATTCGCATTGGTGTGAACTGCGGTTCAGTTGCCCCCGACTTTTTAGAGAAATATGATGATAAAGAAGAGGCTATCGTTCAGAGTGCTCTTTATCACGCCAACTTGCTCGATGGCTTAGGCTTTACTCGCTACGTTGTTTCCTTGAAGGATTCAGACCCCAAAACTGTGCTTCGCGTCAATCGCAAATTTTATGCAGAGAAGCCGGAAGTTCCCCTTCATTTGGGCGTGACGGAAGCGGGAATGCCGCCAGCCGGCGTGGTTAAGAGTCGTGAAGCTTTTGAGCCTTTATTGAAAGATGGTATAGGTTCCACTCTACGCGTAAGTTTAACTCTTCCCTTTGCGAAGAAAGATGAAGAGATTCGCGTTGGACACAAAATTGTGGAAGATGTTTTAGCGGGTCATTTCTGGAACCAAGAATATGTACAAGATGGCTTCAATATCATTTCTTGCCCCAGCTGCTCACGAGTTGAAAACGAAAAGTTTATTAACCTCGCAGAGAAAGTTCAGGAATTCACAGATGCACTCCCGAAAGATAAGCCAATGACTATTGCCGTAATGGGCTGCCGTGTAAATGGTCCCGGGGAAACGGACGACGCCGATGTAGGTCTATGGTGTGGTCCTAGACACGTCAATATGAAGCGCGGTGGTGAAGAAGTAGGCGCGTTCACATATGATGAGATCATTCCAAAACTTAAAGAAGAAATTGACTGCTTCTTAGCAAAGTAA